The Bacillota bacterium genome has a segment encoding these proteins:
- a CDS encoding AroM family protein encodes MARVTLLMVGQTPRPDTLVPEFAALLGTECAVQEVGVLDGLESAEIAGMAPVGDEDRIVTPLRDGRTVVLAKKALVPLIGEKARQALAGGSDLVVLMCTGDFPGLASEPRLVRSSDVCHSVVAALVGDGLLGVLVPLPEQVAAAQAAFARRGVRAVAMHASPYEPQDRIQEAARRLAEAGCDLVFMNCFGYSSEMKSRARKVFRGPVVLARSVVARVVQEIASSA; translated from the coding sequence GTTCGCAGCACTGCTGGGCACGGAATGTGCCGTGCAGGAGGTGGGAGTCCTGGACGGTCTTGAGTCGGCCGAGATCGCCGGGATGGCACCGGTAGGGGACGAGGATCGCATCGTGACCCCCCTGCGTGATGGCCGGACGGTGGTGCTGGCCAAGAAGGCTCTGGTTCCTCTCATCGGTGAAAAGGCGCGCCAGGCGCTCGCGGGCGGCAGTGACCTGGTGGTGCTCATGTGCACGGGGGATTTCCCCGGGCTTGCGAGCGAGCCCAGGCTGGTGCGTTCGTCCGATGTGTGCCATTCGGTGGTCGCAGCACTGGTCGGTGATGGGTTGTTGGGCGTGCTGGTGCCTTTGCCAGAGCAGGTGGCGGCAGCTCAGGCGGCCTTTGCACGCCGTGGCGTGCGGGCGGTAGCGATGCACGCCTCGCCTTATGAGCCTCAGGACAGGATCCAGGAGGCGGCCCGGAGGCTGGCGGAAGCTGGGTGCGACCTGGTGTTCATGAATTGCTTCGGGTACTCTTCTGAGATGAAGTCCCGGGCGCGGAAGGTGTTCCGAGGCCCCGTGGTACTGGCGCGTTCGGTAGTGGCACGGGTCGTCCAGGAAATAGCATCCTCTGCGTAG
- a CDS encoding PAS domain-containing protein, translating to MDLAVDDLLNPQESVLVPVLKGIAQTLGPWFEVVIHDLKEPDHSLVFIEGKVTGRQPGAPITDLVLKVLRTYGDRAADIIGYETRAKDGRRLRSSTMFLRDEAGRIRGCVCVNVDVNAFEQLMETLKQFTAAQPQPVRANEDAVETFPTDVSEVLALLVDRAVKGLGKPASGTDRAERVELVRALDRKGTFLIKGAVDYLASILGVSRYTVYAYLEEARATREDLL from the coding sequence GTGGATTTGGCTGTCGATGATCTACTTAACCCGCAGGAGTCCGTGCTCGTCCCCGTGTTGAAGGGCATCGCCCAGACTCTGGGGCCCTGGTTCGAGGTCGTCATCCACGACCTGAAAGAGCCCGATCATTCCCTGGTGTTCATTGAAGGTAAGGTGACGGGCCGCCAGCCGGGTGCTCCTATCACCGACCTGGTGCTCAAGGTGCTCCGCACATACGGGGACCGGGCCGCGGACATCATCGGGTATGAGACACGCGCGAAGGACGGCAGGCGTCTGCGGTCGTCCACCATGTTCTTGCGAGATGAGGCCGGTCGCATCCGAGGCTGTGTATGCGTAAACGTTGACGTGAATGCTTTTGAACAGTTGATGGAGACTTTGAAGCAGTTCACCGCGGCGCAGCCTCAGCCGGTGAGGGCAAACGAGGATGCTGTGGAAACGTTCCCCACCGATGTTTCGGAGGTTCTCGCGCTGCTGGTTGACAGGGCGGTGAAAGGACTGGGCAAGCCGGCCTCCGGCACAGACCGGGCGGAGCGGGTGGAACTGGTGCGGGCCCTTGACCGGAAAGGCACATTCCTGATTAAGGGAGCGGTTGACTATCTGGCCTCGATCCTGGGGGTCTCCCGATACACGGTGTACGCGTACCTGGAGGAAGCCCGGGCCACGAGGGAGGACCTCCTGTGA